The following nucleotide sequence is from Apium graveolens cultivar Ventura chromosome 4, ASM990537v1, whole genome shotgun sequence.
CCTTATATTAAGTCCAAGAACCACCCAGCTGCACTGGCAACAAAAAGATATGGGATCTCCAATATGGACTTGTTTAAGGCGTGCTTCGCAAGGGAGTGGTTGTTGATGAAGCGTAATTCTTTTATACACATATTCAAAATCACACAGATCACAATCATGGCTTTAATAACCATGACCGTGTTTTTAAGGACAGAGATGCCTTCAGGAACACTGGAAGATGGTGGAAAATATTTTGGAGCCCTTTTTTTCAGTCTCATCAATGTGATGTTTAATGGAATGGCAGAGCTTGCAATGACTGTAATGAGAATGCCCGTCTTCTTCAAGCAAAGGGATTTCTTGTTTTATCCAGCTTGGGCTTTTGCTTTACCTATTTGGATCCTCAGGATCCCCGTGTCTCTTATGGAGTCGGCAATATGGATAATTCTCACATACTACACCATTGGATTTGCTCCTGGTGCCAGCAGGTATGAAACACTTACATATACATAATACAAATAGTCTATAACTTTCAATAAGGTTAGTAAATTATTTTAGTGACATATCGTCTCTTAACAATCATGTTCAGATTCTTCAAGCAGTTTTTAGCTTTTTTTGGTATACATCAGATGGGTCTCTCCCTCTTTCGGTTCATTGCTGTACTGGGAAGAACACAAATTGTTGCAAACACATTAGGTTCCTTCACCTTGCTTTTGGTTTTTGTACTTGGAGGATTCGTGGTTTCCAAAAGTAAGTTGCACAATTTTACTTCCTATTAAGCCTTCCACTTTTCTTTAACTGCAGAAAATTGCTGACGTTGCAATAAGTCAAAACATTTCCATGTTCTATTTGATTGTATGTTACGGAATATCTGATAAGTATTTGTAACTCCATGTTCTTATCTTGCACCTTTTATCTTTTCATTCTTTACCCATAATTTGTATGCTCCTTAATGTGGCTGCAGATGACATCAAACCTTGGATGGCATGGGGATATTATGCTTCGCCGATGATGTATGGTCAGAACGCCATTGTAATAAATGAGTTTCTTGACAAAAGATGGAGTGCTGTAAGTTCTGATTTGGCTCCTGAATCTTGGTTTTTGTCCCTTTATTCATTTTCCTATAAAAAAAGCCCATTTGTTTATGTAAATTTACCTTAAAAGCATTTTTCCAGTAAATACTCAGTTTATTGCATAATTAATTTGATGCAGCCAAATATAGATCCACGAATCGACGAGCCAACTGTGGGAAAAGTACTTCTTAAGTCCAGAGGTTTCTTTACAGAGGAATATTGGTTTTGGATTTGCATTGGAGCACTATTTGGATTTTCCCTTCTCTTCAATGTTTTATTTATTGCAGCACTTGCTTTCTTGAACCGTAAGGAAATTTACTGGTTGTAGCTGTTTAGTTGCACTTTCAATTGGAATCTAAAATTAACAAGCTTCCTATTTACTGAGATTCAGCATTTGCGGGTGATTCAAAAGCTGCAGTCGAGGTTGAACATGGCAATAAAATGTCCTCAACGGAGAAACCTGAAGGTCTGAGGCTTTACCTATGCATTTTCAGTCAAGCAATTAATAAAAGAAACTTAATTAATTTCTTCACCTCATATTAGGCTTATAATCTATTGTTGTAGTCTGTTGTCAACATATAGTTGTTGCATAAAGATATATGAGGAACTTCAAGTCCCGGTAATTCTTAAAGGTTTATTGAACATACTGGTCTAGATTATCTACCACATTACTAGTATGTGCGATATTGTTGATTACAATTTAGGCTGGAATACAAGTTTAAATTTTTTCATGCATGACTTGCGAAAAGGTACTAGATTGTTTATAATCGGATAAAAAATGGTTATCTTTATGCTTTTAATGAACACTAGTTCCCAACAATGATGGCATTGCTGGCAGGCTGCTTGAAAGCAAGCTCTATATATTTTTCCTTTTCACAGTTATCTTCTTCAATGTTTCTCGGGGTTGAGAATTTGAAATGTTTATGGGTTATCTAGAGTTTTCATACAATTTCATGATACTATAAAAAACACTGTTTAATGTCTCAAGCAATTACAGGTACCTACCTCGACATGGTAAATACTTCACAGTGTCAAAGATCAATGGTTAATTTCTTGGAAAAGAAAtcaaaaagaggaatgattttGCCCTACACACAACTTTCACTTGCTTTCAGCCATGTCAACTACTATGTGGATATGCCTGCTGTAAGACCTTTTCCTGAAAAGTTTcacattttcatttttaaaataattacattTTCACTTGTTCATTTGGGGATTCAGTTTTCTTGATCGTGTAGTTGTAATGCTAATTTTCTGATTATGAGAACCCAAACCAAACAATCCCAAAACGTGTGAATACTGCTAAATATATTTATCCTTATTTTATCGAATCTTTAGTATAAAGTACGTAAATTCTTCCACCAGGAAATGAAGACTCAAGGGGTTAAAGAAGAACGCCTCCAACTGCTGCAAGACATTAGTGGTTCCTTTAGACCTGGGGTACTGACAGCACTTGTAGGTGTTAGCGGCGCAGGAAAGACAACCTTGATGGATGTGCTAGCAGGAAGAAAAACTGGAGGATACGTCGAAGGAAGTATCTACGTTTCTGGTTACCCAAAGAACCAAGAAACATTTACTCGAGTTTGCGGTTATTGTGAACAAAATGATATTCATTCACCAAATGTCACTGTTTATGAATCACTTCTATACTCTGCTTGGCTCCGTCTTTCTTCAGATGTGACACCAGAAACAAGAAAGGTACGTAATAAAAGTTGTGACATAATTTACTCCAGTATTCTTTCCGATAAGCTGTTATGTATCCATAAAATCAAACTTTGTTCGGATATACATAATGATATCTCTTACTCTTTCCATTTCCCTTGATTTTTGCCTATCTATGACAGGCATTTGTTAAAGAGATAATGGACTTGGTTGAGCTTGATCCAATCAGGCATGCCTTGGTCGGCCTTCCAGGTGTAGGTGGCCTTTCAACAGAACAAAGGAAGAGGCTAACAATAGCTGTAGAGTTGGTTGCTAATCCATCTATCATTTTCATGGACGAACCCACATCAGGACTTGATGCTAGAGCTGCTGCCATTGTCATGCGTACTGTGAGAAATACCGTGGACACTGGGAGAACTGTAGTTTGCACAATTCACCAACCAGGCATAGATATATTTGAATCTTTTGATGAGGTTTGATTGGGAAAACAAACTTTATACCGAGTCTTCAGATTTTTCCAGATATTGAACATTTTATTTGTTGCAGTTGCTTTTGATGAAAAAAGGAGGGCAATTAATTTATGCAGGGGCTCTAGGTGTGCAATCTCAGTCACTTGTAGAATACTTTGAAGTGAGTAATAATTGTATCTTAATGATTGTTCTGTTTTTAATATTTTCTGCAGGCAAACGTATTATCAATTTCTAAAATTCTTTAACTTACAACATCTGCAAACTTTTGTAGGCCATCCATGGGGTTCCGAAAATTGAGAAAGGATACAATCCTGCTACATGGATGTTGGAAGTAACAGCTGATTCAGTTGAGGCCCAACTGGATATTGATTTTGCTGAAATCTATGCAAACTCGTCATTATACCGGTGAGAAAAACATGTAATTTTATTACTACAGTACATGTTTTACCACATTTTTTgcatatatttttatttttgtgattcttattcttcctacatATTCTCTTTCAGAATAAATCAAAAACTTATCGAAGAACTCAGCAATCCACCACCTGGCTCCCACGATCTATTTTTCCCAACCAAGTACTCCCAACCATTCATTACCCAGTGCAGAGCTTGTTTCTGGAAACAGCATTGGTCTTACTGGAGGAGCCCACAATATAACACTATTCGGTTATTCTTGACAGTATTTATCGGTCTTATGTTTGGTGTTATTTTCTGGGATATGGGTAGCAAGATGTAAGTTGTTGGTTTAGCTACTTACTTGTACATCTTACTGCACGATTATCATGTTAGTTGTTGTGAATATGGTAGAAAAGAATGTGACATTTATTTTAACCATGTTGAACCTCTAATCATTCCAATTGGGAGAGGAAATCATAACAAAGTAGCAATACTAGTTGTGCTCACTCTGTTTAAAAATGAAAGGCATTATTCTGGTTCTGTATTTACCTAGATGTAACACTTTTTTtgttattattataattttttatattgaCAGGGGAAAACAGCAAGATCTACTGAATCTTTTGGGGGCCATGTATGCAGCAGTTCTTTTCCTTGGAGCCACCAATGCCTCTTCAGTGCAGGCTGTTGTTGCGATTGAACGAACTGTTTTTTATCGTGAAAGGGCAGCTGGGATGTATTCAGCATTTCCCTATGCTTTTGCTCAGGTATTAAATGTTCTTTTAATTCAAGTTAACCTACTTATAATTCAAGTTAACTGACTTATTTGAACTATATAAGATGTGGCTAACTAAATGTGGTACGTATTAATTCTGTGCACTGTCCACAAATTACATAGAAAGTTTTGTTACCATAAACAGCACTGCTTTGCAGGTGGCTATAGAAACAATCTATGTTGGAATTCAAACAGGCATTTACACACTTATTCTGTACTCGATGATTGGATTTGAGTGGACAGCAACAAAATTCTTCTTGTTCTACTACTTCATGTTCATGTGCTTTCTTTACTTTACCCTGTATGGGATGATGGTTGTTGCCTTAACTCCTGGCGTCCAAATTGCTGCAATAGTCATGTCCTTCTTTGTATCCTTTTGGAATCTGTTCTCCGGTTTCCTCATTCCTGGACCGGTACTGTCATTCAAATTTTTCCAAGCTTTTAAATGCGTTTTATTATATTATAGATGAAAATAACTGAAAGATGATTCTGAACGCATAAATGCAGCAAATACCGATATGGTGGAGATGGTACTATTGGGCATCACCGGTGGCTTGGACAATCTACGGGCTCGTAGTGTCACAAGTGGGTGATAAGGACTCAGCTCTTGAAGTGCCTGGAGCTACTAATGTGACAGTAAAGGCTTATATTAAAGAAAACTTGGGTTACGACAATAATTTTCTTCCCGTAGTTATCATAGCACATATTGGTTGGGTTCTGCTCTTTCTTTTTGTGTTTGCTTATGGCATTAAGTTCCTCAACTACCAAAGAAGATGACCATCTTTCGTGTTGGTCCCCAACCGTAACAGATTGTGATGGAACAAGTTTTTTGTTTCTCTCCCATGACAAAGGAGGGGAATTATTATATCCAAACGACAATATTTATCTATAAATTTGTGAGATAGAAGAGGTATAGTCGTCGGATTTGTGTAATGCGTACGATTATTTTGCAGGATGCGGAGACAAGACCGCGGTAAGACGGTGTTTGTGGTTACTGATGATAAAGTGTTCGAATGTAGAAAATAACATTAAAGGTTTTAATTTTCACCTCATTGGTTACTGAGTTTAAGGTTGGttgaaaaaatgacaaaaataatattttttggaTTAATGACATGAATATTATTTCTTTTCAATACTTTGACCAATTTTATCGATGGGAGACTTATTCTCAGACCGGGTAtctcaaaaaaaattattttcttattttttttatgtaaaaatatatattttaattttttttaaaaaaaaataggtTGAAATACCGGGTTTGAGAATGGATATTCGGGAAAAAGCGTATATCATATACTTAGGCTTTGTTTGAGAATCCTGTTAAAAATTGCTGTGCTGTTAGGACAAGTGCCGCTCGAAAAAGTGTCGTTataaaaatcagatgactgtttggtaatttttttgatacgtatatgttttgatgcaaaaaattaaaaataatgatgtttttggtaaggtttgatggtAAAATCAGCATCTACTTCCCGCAACAGCTGAAAAACAGCTTTTTCTAAAAGTATAAGGGAACTTGCTTTCTTCAACAGCAGCTTTTAGGCCAAAAACACTTTTCCGAAAAgcagcttttaaattttaccaaacagttttttaactgcTTTTCAGCGAAAAGCTGTTGTTGCTATCTGCcacagcaataccaaacacaccctTGGTCTCAGAAAGCGTATTTCAGctctaaaaaattaaaaaaataagttAAATACTCAAACTGAGATAGCGTATTCAAATACCCAATTTGAGAAAGTGTATCTCGATGGTATTGTTTACCACATATCTCAAATTTAATATTTAGGTCACCGATTTAAAAAAATGTGATATTTTTAATCATCACCTGTGATTTTTTGTTCGATAAATTAAAGTTGTTGTTTACAAAGTTTCACTATGCATAACTCTGTAGTAAACCTCATAATTTAGATCAGTTTTTGATCGGATTAGTTTCGGATCATTACATAATTTGAGATCATCAGATCAGATATAATTTTATTCAGGTCTAATTCAGATTAAAAGCGGACAAAATTCGATTTATGATCGTAAAAAATTCGATTAAGATATTTTCGgatcataacttattcattttttCGATTTGTGagatttcaaaaatatttttttaattaaatgtAGTACTTTTTAATATAGATTTTGTGATATTTTCGGATCATAAATTTTGCTTATCTTGGTCATATTCGATTATGATGATATATTATTCGATTTTAATATGTTTCAATTTATAACCAGATTTATTATTTCGGATCATTTTCAGTTAAATTTTTTATTTGAGTCATTTTTAGATCGgtttaatttaatttttggataattatcaaattatattatttaaatttcgGTTCTATGAATTTCAGTTCAATTATTTGTATCGGGGCACATTTTGCCCCGTAGTAACAATTATTTGATGAAGTACCCCTAGAAATATAAAGTTACATTTTACCGCTTATTCGTTATTTATAAGGTTGTCTAGTAATTTTTGCTAAAGCCGGCTTTAGATGATATCAAGTTAAATCATGGTTTATACCGAGATCTCAAACGATTCGCTGTATACAACTGAAGAACTACTACTATTATTTAAATAAGGTTCACAGAGAATGAGAATGAAATATACCGAGAACGAAAATAATGAGAATGATATAAAATCAAGTTATgatttaacaaataaaatttgaGTCTTGTCTATGTGACATGGGGATGTCTTGTGTATGTGACGTAGTATGTGTATTTTTTATGTTTAGAATTCTTTGGGATTCTTTTTGTCTATTCCCTATCATTTATTATAGTTTTTGTATCAAGAAATAGTATTATTATTGATGGCGTCAACAAATAACCTTATTCAAGTAGTGAATAATGTTACCCTGGAAGATGAGGAGGAAGGAGGTATTACAATCAACGAATCAGACGTGATACAAGATCATGACACTTTACAGGGGATGGATATTCATATGTACTTGGTGGGTCGATTCATAAATGGAGTAGTGGACTTTACAGTCATGAAGCATACGTTGACATTTCTATGGAGACCTGGGAAAAGAATATCCATTAAGGAAGATTGACATCAATCTCTACATCTTTTAATTTTATCATGAGATGAATATCATAAGTGACAGTCCGTGAACTTTTAATAGGAAAGTGTTGATCATAGAACGAATGCATGAAGGAGACATACCAAGAGAATTTGTGGGTTAAAATCTATGACTTGCAGGTAGGGCTTATATCTAAGAGAATTCTCAAGGAAGTAGGCGATTATGTTGGGGAATATATTGAATCATgttcaaaaaaaattattggaGTGTGGCGTGAATATACAAGAATAAGAGTTACAATCGACCAATCTAAATCGTTGAAAAGAAGAATGAAAGTTAGAAGATCTGGAAGAGACTGGGCATGGATTACGTTAAATACAAAAATGTCCCAATATTTTGTTTCATTTGTGGTTTGGTCGGTCACTCGAAAAAGTTCAGTAGCAGTCTGTTTGATACACTAGAGGAGAATATAGTCAAACCCTATACATGGATGAGAGCTCCTCTAAGAAagtgaaaggatatcttcgatatattatttattttggtatttgtacgattaaacataaaattaagaacatgTAGATCCTCTctattaggacatgaatttaattgatccaaatcagagtcaaaaagtcaaactagcaaaatcatgtcttttaaacaaataaaagagatattccatttttgcaaaatatcaaaactatatctttatggaatgTATCTCtaaaggcaatatgatcaaagaaaaaatatcaagatatgatatttcttagatctgtgttgcaacaggaatatggcagCAAGCtagaataaagaatatattggaaatattctttagaggtctcgtgctatatcaaaaatatttaactcttcaatccaaaatatatctctactTACATttaaagagtttttattcaaacattattaatattcaaggttggaatattaatattcagttccgcaactcatttatgaatacttacagtaattttctcccgtttcgtaaaatcaacatttctcggagaaaattattcaaaaatactcaaacacatttcctatcatcaaaatatattttatatattaggaaatatattttaagtatttatacaagtcaaaactttggtcaaaagatccatctcctttatttcaagaccaacgatatttttattcggaagaaaggctgacagaacagtttCATTTTTAGATCAAATACTTCCACATTCTAGAATGACTtaaaatttggtatggatcatttaaatggtattttctaagtatggtaaaaatttcgtagcattcagagaatttttgtccgggcacaaaaatcgaggcagttggtcccacagttgaccacgtttgtcctagttaccattgactaaagttgaccaaaactttcaggacatcattttataatatttaggtaattatcatattttttatgatatttatttaagagtttttgggtgGTCATAgttaatggtgcttaatccttaattaaagtatttaaagaatgattaaaagaaaaggaaaatatatatatatatatatatatatatatatatcagctgagatttgaatgagtactatcttgtgcttccttcccacttgcaaagaaacacaacctacttgccatgtcatcaatccatgtgatacactccatccaccattcattccttctcaaatctcaaccattcaatccacccaacttttcctataaataaacccccaccccaactcaatttcttcaagctaaagagccacaaaattgctgggattttttcaagaagtgcttctcttcatctctttcaaatttaatacacacacttcttctgaaaaaccttctctctcttctatatacttacatatatacaagatttttgaaacccaagcttagatTCACCCAACTTAgatttatcccaccaagtgagctcatccactaccactttccagcctcccgaagggctgcccaagttcgaccaaagagccaaaatccggccgaacctccgtCGAATTTTTTCGACCGTTTTTCAAAAGTGGAaagttttagcttcttatttgagttctttgtatttaagctttgtacttaatttctctacttcatcttaatcTCTAATAAaagctctcttataaaggaagttctcaGGGAGAACTTAGATTTGAACTcagaattcgaataagtacttgatcttcacataaatcattccaacgagaagatctaaaaagaaaagtactttatctccaaggggagattatatttgacacaagtacgagttagccaattatttcttgcactttaattggatcttggctaacaatcattcgtgctcataaaataattacgaagtttAAGCGTAATCTTTTCTAGCATCTTTAGTGCTttccgggggattattacttgtctcttataaacacttcgtaatttgtcaaaacttaaaacggatcgtacgagttagacaattacttaacgctctttaattggatcttgtctaactaataacgtacatataaaatattacgaagtaaaagtgtaatcccttctaacatctttagtgttccgggggatcatagcttgttccatataaactacttcgtaatcatccgttaaaattaaggacgaatcaaatccacgagttagccaattaatttacgctatttaattggatcttggctaacacatatcgtgtatataaataattacgagtcatatcgtatatgccccttctaacatctttcagtgttccgtggggttatactatgatatctataaaatactcgtaattattcgtccaaacttcgaaaacaaaatcttaagccaattacttgcacttatgtaattggatcttggctaagactcataaatcttataaacgtgcttgaagttaagagagtatactttgaccttataatcgtcaatatacaagtataccttaaaaccttaagttgatatactcaaaggtaaaattacaactccgaggttgtaattaaagtattcttcgatccataaatacttaatcgaaagaagaagaatactaaagaagtcatagGCCATAATTGCTtataaaaagggacttctcatattaTTCCACAACTctattaaatctataaaggagtaattataaatatacttgaccatattgtattattctaagtcaagtataactaattagttttaatattcttattttaatattatactacttgtgggctagtacagtaacatactagttaAAAACAAATCTTTTTCTAtttgttttgtttcgtggattgtcttattagttttgtagtgaggtgaagtgacgtgatgTGATTCTctttctaagacccaagtcctagacgtactaacggggagttagtagtcttcgcatcgtgaagaagaggaaagacccaagaccagatcactaagatccaagaccgacaaaagctaaggaagccaagtccacacaaaggctctacaacagctttgaagaaatagcggggagttattgtctaacataagttgtgtaggtattacatttattttgaggtggtgacccttgtgttacgcaccaagataaatacttgtaaagggtgtaaaggcttctccgcctactaaaggagcgagtttattataagggaaaatcctgAGTCCGGGAtaggagctcggggactggagtaggggtgagcgaatctattagaggttgcgccatcgcgaaccaggataaaatcaccgtgtggtattttcttttcttgcactttattttctgcacatataaactgcataaccactcggtaaagttttaaaaagggataaaatatttttaaaacgccacaaaaatttttaaattggtaattaagctattcaaccccccttctagcttaaaatagccctcttacgggaccttacaattggtatcagagcagtgctttttaacgtgtttgttaagtgatttgcagatttacagacacaacaaaaagtgatccagaatggcgtatattaatcccgttggatgtggtgaaggtctgtctagctcacgacctcctctatttgacggcaccaactttgcaacatggaaaacgaggtttcgcatatatgctagatctcaaggagtcaaagtttggatggctatcgaagacggtgttcgcattcctaccaaaactatcgatgatatcatcgt
It contains:
- the LOC141720526 gene encoding pleiotropic drug resistance protein 2-like, whose protein sequence is MAAALACDDNIISASSRRTFSGSFREMWQAQSDVFSQSSRRMDDEEELRWAAIERLPTFERLRKGVMKQVLDNGKVVSKEIDVTRIGYSARKQLMNSILKFVEEDNEKFLRRSRQRIDRVGIEIPKIEVQFDHVSVEGEVHTGSRALPSLLNSTLNTIESILGLIGLAATKKQKINILQDVSGKVKPSRMSLLLGPPGAGKTTLLLALAGKLDSDLHVSGKVTYCGHELNDFVPQRTCAYIGKDDLHHGEMTVRETLDFSGRCLGVGTRYELLSELSRREKQANIKPDPEIDAYMKATAVAGQNTSFVTDYVLKILGLDICADIMVGDDMRRGISGGQKKRATAGEMLVGPAKAFFMDEISTGLDSSTTYQIVKFLRQMVHIMDVTMVMSLLQPAPETYNLFDDVILLSEGRIVYQGPRENVLEFFEFMGFRCPERKGVADFLQEVTSRKDQEQYWFRKNQPFTYVSCSEFAEAFYSFHIGEQLASDLTVPYIKSKNHPAALATKRYGISNMDLFKACFAREWLLMKRNSFIHIFKITQITIMALITMTVFLRTEMPSGTLEDGGKYFGALFFSLINVMFNGMAELAMTVMRMPVFFKQRDFLFYPAWAFALPIWILRIPVSLMESAIWIILTYYTIGFAPGASRFFKQFLAFFGIHQMGLSLFRFIAVLGRTQIVANTLGSFTLLLVFVLGGFVVSKNDIKPWMAWGYYASPMMYGQNAIVINEFLDKRWSAPNIDPRIDEPTVGKVLLKSRGFFTEEYWFWICIGALFGFSLLFNVLFIAALAFLNPFAGDSKAAVEVEHGNKMSSTEKPEGTYLDMVNTSQCQRSMVNFLEKKSKRGMILPYTQLSLAFSHVNYYVDMPAEMKTQGVKEERLQLLQDISGSFRPGVLTALVGVSGAGKTTLMDVLAGRKTGGYVEGSIYVSGYPKNQETFTRVCGYCEQNDIHSPNVTVYESLLYSAWLRLSSDVTPETRKAFVKEIMDLVELDPIRHALVGLPGVGGLSTEQRKRLTIAVELVANPSIIFMDEPTSGLDARAAAIVMRTVRNTVDTGRTVVCTIHQPGIDIFESFDELLLMKKGGQLIYAGALGVQSQSLVEYFEAIHGVPKIEKGYNPATWMLEVTADSVEAQLDIDFAEIYANSSLYRINQKLIEELSNPPPGSHDLFFPTKYSQPFITQCRACFWKQHWSYWRSPQYNTIRLFLTVFIGLMFGVIFWDMGSKMGKQQDLLNLLGAMYAAVLFLGATNASSVQAVVAIERTVFYRERAAGMYSAFPYAFAQVAIETIYVGIQTGIYTLILYSMIGFEWTATKFFLFYYFMFMCFLYFTLYGMMVVALTPGVQIAAIVMSFFVSFWNLFSGFLIPGPQIPIWWRWYYWASPVAWTIYGLVVSQVGDKDSALEVPGATNVTVKAYIKENLGYDNNFLPVVIIAHIGWVLLFLFVFAYGIKFLNYQRR